CTTCGAGCAAAATATTTTCACGAATTTTTTCATTAACTATTTTTTCAACTTTCAGAATTTCTTCATTTGTAAGTTTTGAAAAATGTGAAAAATCAAAACGTAATCGTTCGTTGTCAACCAATGAACCCTTTTGCTCAACATGTGTTCCGAGAACTTTTTTAAGGGCAGCATGAAGCAAATGTGTTGCGGTATGATTATTTTCGGTTAAAGTTCTTTTGTGTTTATCAACCTTTACTAAAAATGTTTTTGTAACATCTTTCGGAAGTTTCTCGGAAATATGAATAATTAAATCATTTTCTTTAAGAGTATTTATAACTGAAATTTTTTCATCATCAGAAACTAAAAAACCACTATCACCAGCTTGTCCACCCGATTCGGCATAAAAAGGAGTTTTATTTAAAACAATCTGATATTGCTCTTTTTCTTTTGTTTTAATTTTTCTGTATTTAACTATTTCAGCATTACATTCAAGAAAATCATATCCCACAAATTCGACATTCTGTTCTTTTTTTAATTCAATCCAATCTTCTGTTTCAACAGCTGCCGACTGACGTGAGCGGGTTTTTTGCTCTTCCATGAATTTATTAAATCCTTTCATGTCAACACTGAGATTATTTTCTTTTGCCATAAGTTGTGTTAAATCAACCGGAAATCCATAAGTATCGAATAATTCAAAAGCAAAATCACCTTTTATTTCTTTTGATTTAATGCTGCTGATATAATTTTCAAATTTCTGTATGCCGTTGGAAAGAGTTCGCAGAAAAGCAGTTTCTTCTTCTTTTATAACTTTTTTAATTAAAGTTTTTTGTGAAATAAGTTCAGGAAACATATCGCCCATTTGAGTTGTAAGCGGAGAAACTAATTCAAACAAAAAAGGTTCTTTTAAATCCAGATAAGAATACCCGTATCTTATTGCCCGTCGTAAAATTCTTCTGATAACATAACCCGCTTTATTATTTGAAGGAAGTTGTCCCTCAGCAATTGCAAAAGAAATGGCTCTGATATGGTCGGCTGCAACACGCATTGCAACATCATGCTTTTGATTTTTCCCATATTCTTTTCCGGATATATTTGCTACATTCTGAATAAGCGGTTGAAAAACATCGGTATCATAATTTGATTTTTTATTCTGAATAGCCATACACAGCCGTTCAAATCCCATGCCTGTATCAACATGTTTGTTTGGTAATAATTTCAAACTTCCATCTGCCAAACGATTATATTGAATAAAAACCAGATTCCAGATTTCTATAACCTGCGGATGACCTGTGTTTACTAATTTTGAACCATCAATTTTTTTTCGTTCCGATTCATCGCGCAAATCAATATGAATTTCGGAACAAGGACCACAAGGACCGATATCGCCCATTTCCCAAAAGTTATCTTTTTTATTTCCTAAAAGTATTTTGTCTTCGGAAATTATTTTTTTCCAGTAATTAAATGCTTCGTCGTCTTTTGGTAAATCTTCTTTTTCATCACCTGCAAAAATTGTAACATATAATTTTTCTTCATCTAATTTGTAAATCTTTGTAAGCAATTCCCACGCCCATTCAATTGCTTCTTTTTTAAAGTAATCGCCAAACGACCAGTTACCAAGCATTTCAAACATTGTATGATGATAAGTATCAATTCCCACTTCTTCCAAGTCATTGTGTTTACCCGAAACACGAAGGCATTTTTGTGTATTTGTAATACGTGAATGTTTTGCTTGAGTGTTGTCAAGAAAAATATCTTTAAATTGGTTCATTCCGGCATTTGTAAACATCAGTGTCGGGTCGTTTTTAACAACCATCGGTGCTGAAAGTAAAATACGGTGTTGTTTCGATTGGAAAAAATCCAGAAACGCTTTTCTTATTTCGTTTGAAGTCATTTGAATCAATTATCTTTGAAAGCAAAATTAGAAAAAATAGATGATTTGCAGAAATTAATTTATTTCAAAATTGACAAGTGATAAATGATTACTTTCTGCTCTGTGCACTTCAATCTTCTTCAACTAAAACAAAGTCGAGTTGTTTTTTTGTAAGGTCAGCATTTGCAACTTTTATTTTTACTTTATCGCCGAGTTTGTAAACATTTCTGTTACGACGACCTATTATCATGTAATTTTCTTCATCAAGATAGTAAAAATCATCATTAATATCTTTTAATTTTATCATTCCTTCGCAGTGGTTATTTATTAATTCCACATATATTCCCCACTTTGTAACTCCCGAAATAATTCCGTCAAAAACTTTTCCTATTTTATCCGATAAATAAAGAACCTGCATGAATTTTATTGATTCGCGTTCGGCTTCGGCTGCCTGCATTTCCATTTTTGAAGAGTGTTTGCACATTTCTTCAAGTTTTTCAATATTTTCTGCTGGCTCGTTGTTCAGATATTTTTCAAGAAGACGATGAACAAGAACATCGGGATAACGGCGGATAGGTGAAGTGAAATGAGTATAAAACCTGAAAGCCAGTCCATAATGACCTACATTAATTGTAGAATAATGTGCTTTCGCCATTGTGCGAATGGCAAGATTTTCAATCATGCTCTGCTCGTTTTTTCCTTTTACATTTTCGAGCATTTCATTCATTGATTCGGAAATATTCTTAGTAGAATTTGTTTTAATTTTATATCCTAATTTTCCTACAAATCGCGCTAATTCAATTAATTTTTCGGGGTCCGGTTCATCATGTATTCTGTAAACAAATGGTTTTGTTTGTTTATTTTCCTTTTTCATTCCTGCAAGTTCGGCAACTTTTTTGTTGGCAAGCAGCATGAAATCTTCAATGAGCATGTTTGATTCTTTCTGTTGCTTCAAAAATACTCCTACCGGTTTCAATTTTTCATCAAGTTCAAATTTCACTTCAGCCCTGTCAAATTCAAACGAGCCACGGCTGATTCTTTTCTTACGGAGTTTTTTTGCAAGTTCATTTACTACAGATAATTCATCTGCAAAATCACCTTTCTTTTTTTCAAGAATCTCCTGCACTTCATCGTAATTAAATCGTCTGTTTGAATTAATAATGGTTTTTCCGAACCATTCATTTTTTATTTCAGCATCATCATTCAACTCAAAAACTGCCGAAAAACAAAGCTTGTCTTCATTCGGACGAAGTGAACAAATATTGTTTGATAAATTTTCGGGCAGCATCGGAATCACCCTGTCAACAAGATAAACTGAAGTTGCACGATGCAATGCTTCTTTATCAAGAATAGTATCTTGTTTTATATAATGTGTAACATCGGCAATATGAACGCCCACTTCACAATTTCCGTTATTTAGTTTTTTGAATGAAATTGCATCATCAAAATCTTTTGCATCAATTGGGTCAATTGTAAAAGTCGTGATATTCCTGAAGTCCCTGCGTTTTTTAATTTCGGGTTCGGAAATTATTACAGAAATTTTATTTGCTTCTTCAGTAACTTTTTCGGGAAATTTAAGTGGAAAATTATAATCGACAATTATAGAATTTATTTCAGTGCTTGTTTCACCAGGATTTCCGAGCACTTCAATAACTTCACCAAAAGGACATTTTGAATTTTCTGCCCAGTCGGTAATTTTTACAACTACCTTTTGTCCGTTTTTCGCATCTTTAAGACTATTCAATGGAACAAAAATGTCTGTTCCAATGTTATTATCGGAAACAAAAAAAGCAAATCGTTCGGAAATTTTCAGAGTGCCAACAAATTCGGTTTTTGTTCTTGAAATAATTTCTATTACTTCGCCTTCGGGTTGTTTATCTTTCTTTTTCGGATACAGAAAAATTTTAACGGTATCGCCGTTTAATGCTGTTTTCAGGTTTGATGCAGCAACTTTAATATCTTCTTCCGATTGTTCGGATATTATGAATGCTCTACCAGAAGAAGTCATATCAACTATTCCGGTAATATATGCCGATTGCTTTTTTATTTTTTCAAGTTCTTTGGGATTTATTTTGAATTTTCCCTGATATTCCTGAACTAAATATCCTTTTTTTGAAAGTTCGGAAAGTGTATTAATTATTAATTGTCTGAATGATTTATCATTCTTACCAAGTCGTTTGCATACTTGTTTATAATTTAAAGTTTTTTTAAAACTCTGAACAAAAACTCCGAAAACATCTTTTTGTAATGATTCAAGAGGTTTGTTTATATCTGATTTGTTTTTTGGCATTAATTTAATTATTGAGTAAGATTTATTATGGTAAGAATTTGCCACAGATTAAGTTAATAAAAAGAAAAAATATCAAACACCGAATTTCGAATGTCGAAATTTAGCAATTCATTAATTTAACAACAAAACATATTTAATCTGTGAATCTGTGGCATTTTTATTTTTCAAATTTCAAAAATTTCAAATTCGTAGTTTTCCATTATTTGATTTGCAAGAAGAAGTTTACAGGCGGCATCAACTTTTTTAGTTGCTGTTGTTTTATCGGATGCTTCTATTTCAAGTGTAATATGTTTGCCAATTCTTATGTTTGTAATTTCTGACAAATTGAGATTTTTCATGCTTGAAGTTACGGCTTTACCTTGTGGGTCGAGTAATTCTTTTAATGGCATAACATTTATTTCAGCTCTGAATTTCATGGCTATTATTTTGTTTGGAGATATTGTTAAACAAAGATAAAATTATATATAAAAATATGATTAATGGTATCGCAATAAAATAAAATATTGCGAGCAGAATTATTGAAGCGAGCAAAAAGGAATAACTGAGTTTATTATCTTTGAATGAGAAAGTTTTAATTTTAAGCGAAAATAAAGGAATTTCCGATACCAGCAATGCAGAAATTATAAGCGTAATGGAAATTAAAACTATAGGATTTAAAATAATCGTAACAAAAAAATATTCGTTGCGGAATAAAGTGCAATACGGGTTTTGAAGTATTAGTGGAAATGACATGATAAAAAGTGCGCTTGCAGGAGTGGGTAAGCCGATAAAATATTCTTTTTGCCTGATATCCAGATTAAATTTTGCAAGACGCAACAATGAAAATACGGTAATAATAAAACCGAAACATGAAAAATAAGGTGAAATATTGATATTACCGATGCTGATGCTGATAAAAATCAATCTGTACATCAGAATTCCCGGAACTAATCCAAAGCTTATAGCGTCAGCTAATGAATCAAGTTGTTTTCCAAATTCCGATTTTGCATTAAGAGCACGGGCAACAAAACCATCAATAAAATCAAACACCATTGCAAGATAAACAAAATACGAAGCCATCCATAGCTCTCGGTTTATAAGAGAAATCACAGCAAAGCATCCGCAAACAATGTTAATACAGGTTACTGCATTTGCAATATGTTTATCAAATTTCATAATTTTATTTATAAAAAATCAAAAGGTTGTAAGAAAAATTTGATTGATAATTTTTACTTTACAACCTTTAAAATTTATTTTATTTATTTTATTTTTTAGGATTTTTTTCCTGTGTTTTAGGTGCTCCTATTTTTAAAAGTTCAACTTTGAATATTAAAGTTGAGCCGCCCGGAATTACCTGATTTCCGGTATCTCCATAAGCCAAATCAGATGGAATATATAATTCATAAACAGAACCTTCTTTCATTAATTGCAATCCTTCAATCCATCCTTTGATTACACCATTTAATCCGAATGTAGCAGGTTCGCCTCTTTTATATGAAGAATCGAAAACATTACCGTCAATTAATCTTCCTTCGTAATTAACAGTTACCATATCGCTTTCGGTAGGAATTTTACCTTTCCCTTCTTTAATTACTTTATATTGTAATCCGCTTTTGGTTTCAAAAACTCCTTCTTTTTTCCTGTTTTCGGCAAGAAATTCAGCACCTCTTTTTTTATTTGGTTCTGATGCTTTGGTTGCTTTTTCTTTTTCTTTTTGCATCATTTCCTGTTGAAACGACATAAGT
The genomic region above belongs to Bacteroidales bacterium and contains:
- the alaS gene encoding alanine--tRNA ligase, with protein sequence MTSNEIRKAFLDFFQSKQHRILLSAPMVVKNDPTLMFTNAGMNQFKDIFLDNTQAKHSRITNTQKCLRVSGKHNDLEEVGIDTYHHTMFEMLGNWSFGDYFKKEAIEWAWELLTKIYKLDEEKLYVTIFAGDEKEDLPKDDEAFNYWKKIISEDKILLGNKKDNFWEMGDIGPCGPCSEIHIDLRDESERKKIDGSKLVNTGHPQVIEIWNLVFIQYNRLADGSLKLLPNKHVDTGMGFERLCMAIQNKKSNYDTDVFQPLIQNVANISGKEYGKNQKHDVAMRVAADHIRAISFAIAEGQLPSNNKAGYVIRRILRRAIRYGYSYLDLKEPFLFELVSPLTTQMGDMFPELISQKTLIKKVIKEEETAFLRTLSNGIQKFENYISSIKSKEIKGDFAFELFDTYGFPVDLTQLMAKENNLSVDMKGFNKFMEEQKTRSRQSAAVETEDWIELKKEQNVEFVGYDFLECNAEIVKYRKIKTKEKEQYQIVLNKTPFYAESGGQAGDSGFLVSDDEKISVINTLKENDLIIHISEKLPKDVTKTFLVKVDKHKRTLTENNHTATHLLHAALKKVLGTHVEQKGSLVDNERLRFDFSHFSKLTNEEILKVEKIVNEKIRENILLEEFRNITIQKAKGMGAVALFGEKYGDSVRAVAFDKKYSVELCGGTHVRSTGQIGLFKIISESAVAAGVRRIEAITAEKAEEFYNSKIQLLEEISEILKNPKDLSKAIRDLQEQNNNLQKQITELNKEKIKLLKTELTGKIENINELNFISAKLNFDNNFIKDLAFDLKNNIQNLFFIIGSEFDGKVNLTLIISENIVKDKNLNASQIIRELAKEIDGGGGGQTFFATAGGKNIEGIEKALNKAKEIVENLK
- the rnr gene encoding ribonuclease R, which encodes MPKNKSDINKPLESLQKDVFGVFVQSFKKTLNYKQVCKRLGKNDKSFRQLIINTLSELSKKGYLVQEYQGKFKINPKELEKIKKQSAYITGIVDMTSSGRAFIISEQSEEDIKVAASNLKTALNGDTVKIFLYPKKKDKQPEGEVIEIISRTKTEFVGTLKISERFAFFVSDNNIGTDIFVPLNSLKDAKNGQKVVVKITDWAENSKCPFGEVIEVLGNPGETSTEINSIIVDYNFPLKFPEKVTEEANKISVIISEPEIKKRRDFRNITTFTIDPIDAKDFDDAISFKKLNNGNCEVGVHIADVTHYIKQDTILDKEALHRATSVYLVDRVIPMLPENLSNNICSLRPNEDKLCFSAVFELNDDAEIKNEWFGKTIINSNRRFNYDEVQEILEKKKGDFADELSVVNELAKKLRKKRISRGSFEFDRAEVKFELDEKLKPVGVFLKQQKESNMLIEDFMLLANKKVAELAGMKKENKQTKPFVYRIHDEPDPEKLIELARFVGKLGYKIKTNSTKNISESMNEMLENVKGKNEQSMIENLAIRTMAKAHYSTINVGHYGLAFRFYTHFTSPIRRYPDVLVHRLLEKYLNNEPAENIEKLEEMCKHSSKMEMQAAEAERESIKFMQVLYLSDKIGKVFDGIISGVTKWGIYVELINNHCEGMIKLKDINDDFYYLDEENYMIIGRRNRNVYKLGDKVKIKVANADLTKKQLDFVLVEED
- the purS gene encoding phosphoribosylformylglycinamidine synthase subunit PurS: MKFRAEINVMPLKELLDPQGKAVTSSMKNLNLSEITNIRIGKHITLEIEASDKTTATKKVDAACKLLLANQIMENYEFEIFEI
- the pssA gene encoding CDP-diacylglycerol--serine O-phosphatidyltransferase yields the protein MKFDKHIANAVTCINIVCGCFAVISLINRELWMASYFVYLAMVFDFIDGFVARALNAKSEFGKQLDSLADAISFGLVPGILMYRLIFISISIGNINISPYFSCFGFIITVFSLLRLAKFNLDIRQKEYFIGLPTPASALFIMSFPLILQNPYCTLFRNEYFFVTIILNPIVLISITLIISALLVSEIPLFSLKIKTFSFKDNKLSYSFLLASIILLAIFYFIAIPLIIFLYIILSLFNNISKQNNSHEIQS
- a CDS encoding FKBP-type peptidyl-prolyl cis-trans isomerase: MKKYFFTGFAILSIIMFIGCNKKTDKKTELKTKMDSVSYVIGTNIGRNLKTDTSVKFNTEAISAGINDAVNGKDSLVFKEVDKQKILMSFQQEMMQKEKEKATKASEPNKKRGAEFLAENRKKEGVFETKSGLQYKVIKEGKGKIPTESDMVTVNYEGRLIDGNVFDSSYKRGEPATFGLNGVIKGWIEGLQLMKEGSVYELYIPSDLAYGDTGNQVIPGGSTLIFKVELLKIGAPKTQEKNPKK